The proteins below are encoded in one region of Triticum aestivum cultivar Chinese Spring chromosome 1B, IWGSC CS RefSeq v2.1, whole genome shotgun sequence:
- the LOC123091347 gene encoding probable glutathione S-transferase GSTU6 — translation MAGAVDDLKLLGAWYSPYVLRVRLALSIKGISYEYAEEDLQHKSELLLRSNPVHNKVPVLIHGGNPVCESLVILQYIDEAFGGAGPALLPADPYERAVARFWAAFIEDTLVKAMNQASWSKTEGEKVEGNKQATAALNTLEAALRDISKGKKPFFGGDSAGYVDIILGGLLAGVRAMEAMLGVKAFDPVTMPLLAAWADHFGALDEVVAVMPDVSRLVELFMTMHAQIAAEAATAN, via the exons ATGGCCGGAGCAGTAGACGATCTGAAGCTGCTGGGCGCGTGGTACAGCCCGTACGTCCTGCGAGTGCGCCTTGCCCTCAGCATCAAGGGCATCAGCTACGAGTACGCAGAGGAGGACCTCCAGCACAAGAGCGAGCTGCTCCTCCGGTCAAACCCCGTCCATAACAAGGTCCCCGTGCTGATCCACGGCGGCAACCCCGTCTGCGAGTCGCTGGTCATCCTACAGTACATCGACGAGGCTTTCGGCGGAGCCGGCCCCGCCCTCCTCCCGGCCGACCCCTACGAGCGCGCCGTCGCCCGGTTCTGGGCCGCCTTCATCGAGGACACG CTCGTGAAAGCGATGAACCAGGCGTCATGGAGCAAGACGGAGGGGGAGAAAGTGGAGGGGAACAAACAGGCGACTGCTGCCTTGAACACCCTGGAGGCGGCCCTGAGGGATATCTCCAAGgggaa gaagCCCTTCTTTGGAGGCGACAGCGCCGGGTATGTGGACATCATCCTCGGCGGCCTCCTCGCAGGGGTGCGCGCCATGGAGGCGATGCTGGGCGTCAAGGCCTTCGACCCAGTCACGATGCCGCTCCTGGCCGCGTGGGCAGACCACTTCGGCGCGCTGGACGAGGTGGTGGCCGTGATGCCGGACGTGAGCAGGCTGGTGGAGCTCTTCATGACGATGCACGCTCAGATTGCGGCCGAGGCCGCCACAGCAAACTAA